The nucleotide window TCCTCCTCATAGGCGGCAAGGGCCATCTCGAACAgttcctcctcggcgggcgtgcggtCTATCGGACGGAAGAGGCCGCTCAGGAGTCGTGTGTCGTACTGGGTCGCGTTCGTGATGGGGTTGGTGAGGAACTTGATGGTGACGTAGGCGCCCGAGTCGGGGAACGCGTCCAGGTCGGGCAACAGAGGCACCGCGTCAACGAGCTTGACCTTCTTGTTGGCCGGGTGCTTGACGCGCTTGGTATCTTTGAGATCGGCCTCGGCGATCTCGAAGCTGCGGTCGATCTTCCGCTTGATGGCCTGTGGGgaatcggcggcggcatcggggGCAGGGCGGACAGGTCTCCGGGCGCCCGTGACGCCAATCCGGGAATTATCGCTCTTGGGATGTTTGGAATTGCTCGATGAAATGTATTCTGTGCGGCGGAGGAAGGATacgttggcctcggcgaccttgtgcttgccgagggcggcgatgggccgCAGGAGCGGGCGGTCATTGGGGTGGACAGGCGGTGCGACAGCCGGGGCTTGAATGGCTGTGTATCCAATGGGTCAGTACGGCTGGCTCTGAAGAAACAGGGCCTGTTATGGTATTCAACTGACAtctctcgtcgccgtcgaaaACGCCAGGCATGCCCACGAGGTTGAGCGGCAtgcccagctcggcgtcggcctcgatgtTGAGCGGCTGCTCCCGGGCCAGGCGAGACGCGAAGCCAGGCGTCGTGTACTGGCCACTGGCGAGTCCCGTGTTGGGGATATCGAGCAGCTtcggaggcgtcggcggcggcggtagggCATTAGAGAAGCGAATGCGCGCGATGTAGTCCTGGTGGATAGCGCGTTCGCCGGTGCGCGCCCCGGTggacgccatggctgctgtGGTGGGCAGATGAACGATTGATGCGCTCAGATGGCCGGTGATGGCCGTTCCT belongs to Purpureocillium takamizusanense chromosome 1, complete sequence and includes:
- a CDS encoding uncharacterized protein (COG:K~BUSCO:EOG09264331~EggNog:ENOG503NWA0), producing MASTGARTGERAIHQDYIARIRFSNALPPPPTPPKLLDIPNTGLASGQYTTPGFASRLAREQPLNIEADAELGMPLNLVGMPGVFDGDERSIQAPAVAPPVHPNDRPLLRPIAALGKHKVAEANVSFLRRTEYISSSNSKHPKSDNSRIGVTGARRPVRPAPDAAADSPQAIKRKIDRSFEIAEADLKDTKRVKHPANKKVKLVDAVPLLPDLDAFPDSGAYVTIKFLTNPITNATQYDTRLLSGLFRPIDRTPAEEELFEMALAAYEEDPTVNPKPQNLMNYDFYLTPTKDVAKNFRRKFDLDDPEHDSDSLYTHGTANGRGHFTFSRVRAYETSQETELDHPTKYEDEIILASNDDDTYPKQKAVYYYPIMQRSSIRPQRTKRLARTAGMSQGDEEEQVIDEIEVTVQDPSNRMLDAMRKYKERPLGWDQGADEEEGEEEQTQTQTQDADADADADADADERQDSDGERRRRRHRESSDADRSDARSPRDREGEGEEEEDEDEE